One part of the Streptomyces lienomycini genome encodes these proteins:
- a CDS encoding LacI family DNA-binding transcriptional regulator → MPDTTRRADRLPGNRYGNRPTMKDVAARAGVGLKTVSRVVNGEPGVTPETERRVQEAIDALGFRRNDSARVLRKGRTASIGLVLEDLADPFYGPLSRAVEEVARAHGALLINGSSAEDPEREQELVLALCARRVDGLVVIPAGDDHRYLEPELKAGVATVFVDRPAGQIDADVVVSDNFGGARDGVAHLIAHGHRRIGFIGDMPRIHTAAERLRGYRAAMEDAGIAVEDSWMSLGVTDPVRVRRAAEEMLAASCPVTAIFTGNNRVTVTVIRVLAEHTRGVALVGFDDIELADLLQPGVTVVAQDAAALGRTAAERLFRQLDGTLLAPDRIELPTRLVTRGSGELPPSH, encoded by the coding sequence GTGCCCGACACGACCCGCCGCGCAGACCGACTCCCCGGGAACCGTTACGGCAATCGCCCGACCATGAAGGACGTCGCCGCCCGGGCCGGGGTCGGCCTCAAGACCGTCTCCCGGGTGGTCAACGGGGAGCCCGGCGTGACCCCGGAGACCGAGCGGCGCGTCCAGGAGGCCATCGACGCGCTGGGCTTTCGCCGCAACGACAGCGCGCGCGTGCTCCGCAAGGGCCGCACCGCGAGCATCGGCCTGGTCCTGGAGGATCTGGCCGACCCGTTCTACGGGCCGCTCAGCCGTGCCGTGGAGGAGGTGGCCCGCGCCCACGGCGCCCTGCTGATCAACGGGTCGAGCGCGGAGGACCCGGAGCGCGAGCAGGAGCTGGTGCTCGCCCTGTGCGCGCGGCGCGTGGACGGGCTGGTGGTGATCCCCGCCGGGGACGACCACCGGTATCTGGAACCCGAGCTGAAGGCGGGCGTCGCCACGGTGTTCGTGGACCGTCCGGCGGGGCAGATCGACGCGGACGTGGTGGTCTCCGACAACTTCGGCGGCGCCCGCGACGGCGTGGCCCACCTCATCGCGCACGGGCACCGCAGGATCGGCTTCATCGGGGACATGCCCCGCATCCACACCGCCGCCGAGCGGTTGCGCGGCTACCGGGCCGCCATGGAGGACGCCGGCATAGCGGTCGAGGACTCCTGGATGTCCCTGGGCGTCACCGACCCCGTGCGGGTGCGCCGGGCGGCCGAGGAGATGCTCGCCGCTTCGTGTCCGGTCACGGCGATTTTCACCGGCAACAACCGGGTGACCGTCACCGTGATCCGGGTCCTGGCCGAGCACACCCGGGGCGTCGCCCTCGTCGGCTTCGACGACATCGAGCTGGCCGACCTGCTCCAGCCGGGCGTCACCGTGGTCGCGCAGGACGCCGCCGCTCTCGGCCGCACGGCCGCCGAGCGGCTCTTCCGGCAACTGGACGGCACTCTCCTCGCCCCCGACCGCATCGAGCTGCCCACCAGGCTGGTCACCCGGGGCTCGGGCGAGCTGCCGCCGTCGCACTGA
- a CDS encoding DUF6986 family protein, with product MGQQEKVATSLAGAVGEEISASLAPVDAELERRYPGDPGTRQPVHTVYVPGDVFAADTIRSWGDKALVALDEHAPDAASFAAVLGLADDLAEPVYTRVRAKLEREPIEDLRVDFEDGYGNRTDAEEDEAAARAARLIAQAYEQGTAAPYMGIRMKCMEAPVRARGIRTLDVFLSGLMEAGGLPDGLVLTLPKVTYPEQVTAMVRLLEAFEKARGLTPGRIGFEIQIETSQSILAADGTATVARMIQAAEGRATGLHYGTFDYSACLGVSAAHQASDHPAADHAKAVMQVAAAGTGVRVSDGSTNVLPVGPTAQVHDAWRLHYGLTRRALARAYYQGWDMHPGHIPTRYAAVFAFYREGFEQAAARLARYANRTGGDVMDEPATAKALSGYLLRGLDCGALDIGEVARLTGLTRADLEGFSGPRRGDLTASAQ from the coding sequence ATGGGTCAGCAGGAGAAGGTGGCAACGAGCCTCGCGGGCGCCGTCGGCGAGGAGATCAGTGCCTCCCTCGCACCGGTCGACGCGGAGCTGGAGCGCCGCTACCCCGGAGACCCGGGCACCCGCCAGCCCGTCCACACCGTCTACGTCCCCGGGGACGTCTTCGCCGCCGACACGATCCGCTCCTGGGGCGACAAGGCCCTCGTCGCGCTCGACGAACACGCCCCGGACGCCGCGTCCTTCGCCGCCGTCCTCGGCCTCGCCGACGACCTCGCCGAGCCCGTGTACACCCGCGTACGCGCCAAACTGGAGCGGGAGCCGATCGAGGACCTGCGCGTCGACTTCGAGGACGGCTACGGCAACCGTACGGACGCCGAGGAGGACGAGGCGGCCGCCCGCGCCGCCCGGCTGATCGCGCAGGCGTACGAACAGGGTACGGCCGCCCCGTACATGGGCATCCGCATGAAGTGCATGGAGGCACCGGTGCGCGCCCGGGGCATCCGCACCCTCGACGTCTTCCTCAGCGGCCTGATGGAGGCCGGCGGCCTGCCCGACGGCCTCGTCCTCACCCTGCCCAAGGTGACCTACCCGGAGCAGGTCACCGCCATGGTGCGGCTCCTGGAGGCGTTCGAGAAGGCGCGCGGCCTCACGCCCGGCCGGATCGGCTTCGAGATCCAGATCGAGACCAGCCAGTCCATCCTCGCCGCAGACGGCACCGCCACCGTCGCCCGCATGATCCAGGCCGCCGAGGGCCGCGCCACGGGCCTGCACTACGGCACCTTCGACTACAGCGCCTGCCTCGGCGTCTCCGCCGCCCACCAGGCCAGCGACCACCCGGCCGCCGACCACGCCAAGGCGGTCATGCAGGTCGCCGCCGCCGGGACCGGCGTACGGGTCTCGGACGGCTCCACCAACGTCCTGCCGGTCGGCCCCACCGCGCAGGTCCACGACGCCTGGCGCCTGCACTACGGCCTCACCCGCCGCGCCCTCGCCCGCGCCTACTACCAGGGCTGGGACATGCACCCCGGCCACATCCCCACCCGGTACGCGGCCGTCTTCGCCTTCTACCGCGAGGGCTTCGAACAGGCCGCCGCCCGCCTCGCCCGCTACGCCAACCGCACCGGCGGCGACGTCATGGACGAGCCCGCCACCGCCAAGGCCCTCAGCGGCTACCTGCTGCGCGGCCTGGACTGCGGCGCCCTCGACATCGGCGAGGTCGCCCGGCTCACCGGTCTGACCCGCGCCGACCTGGAGGGCTTCTCGGGCCCGCGGCGCGGCGACCTCACGGCATCGGCGCAGTAG
- a CDS encoding electron transfer flavoprotein subunit alpha/FixB family protein has protein sequence MAEVLVYVDHVDGAVRKPTLELLTLARRVGEPVAVALGSGAGDTAAALAEHGAVKVLTHEAAEYTDYLVVPKVDALQAAVAAVSPAAVLVPSSAEGKEIAARLALRLGSGVITDAVDLESGDEGPVATQSVFAAAFTTKSRVSKGTPVITVKPNSAAVEPAPAAGAVEALSVTFSAAATGTKVTSRTPRESTGRPELTEAAIVVSGGRGVNGAENFAIIEALADSLGAAVGASRAAVDAGWYPHTNQVGQTGKSVSPQLYIASGISGAIQHRAGMQTSKTIVAINKDAEAPIFELVDYGVVGDLFDVVPQLTEEVNTRKG, from the coding sequence ATGGCTGAAGTTCTCGTCTACGTCGATCACGTGGACGGTGCCGTCCGCAAGCCGACCCTGGAGCTGCTGACGCTGGCCCGCCGCGTCGGCGAGCCCGTCGCCGTCGCCCTGGGCAGCGGCGCCGGTGACACCGCCGCCGCCCTCGCCGAGCACGGCGCGGTGAAGGTCCTCACCCACGAGGCCGCCGAGTACACCGACTACCTGGTCGTGCCGAAGGTCGACGCCCTCCAGGCCGCCGTCGCCGCGGTCTCCCCGGCCGCCGTGCTCGTCCCGTCCTCCGCCGAGGGCAAGGAGATCGCCGCCCGCCTGGCGCTGCGCCTCGGATCGGGCGTCATCACCGACGCCGTCGACTTGGAGTCCGGCGACGAGGGCCCGGTGGCCACCCAGTCGGTGTTCGCCGCCGCCTTCACCACCAAGTCCCGTGTCTCCAAGGGCACCCCGGTCATCACGGTCAAGCCGAACTCGGCCGCCGTGGAGCCCGCTCCGGCCGCCGGTGCGGTCGAGGCCCTGTCGGTCACCTTCTCCGCCGCCGCGACCGGCACCAAGGTCACCTCCCGCACGCCGCGCGAGTCGACCGGCCGCCCCGAGCTGACCGAGGCCGCGATCGTGGTCTCCGGCGGCCGCGGCGTCAACGGTGCCGAGAACTTCGCGATCATCGAGGCGCTCGCCGACTCCCTCGGCGCGGCCGTCGGCGCCTCGCGCGCCGCGGTGGACGCGGGCTGGTACCCGCACACCAACCAGGTCGGCCAGACCGGCAAGAGCGTGTCCCCGCAGCTGTACATCGCCTCCGGCATCTCCGGCGCGATCCAGCACCGCGCGGGCATGCAGACCTCGAAGACGATCGTGGCGATCAACAAGGACGCCGAGGCCCCGATCTTCGAGCTGGTCGACTACGGCGTCGTCGGCGACCTCTTCGACGTCGTCCCCCAGCTCACCGAGGAAGTCAACACCCGCAAGGGCTGA
- a CDS encoding electron transfer flavoprotein subunit beta/FixA family protein, with product MSLRIVVTVKYVPDATGDRHFADDLTVDRDDVDGLLSELDEYAVEQALQISENSDDDVEITVLTVGPEDAKDALRKALSMGADKAVHVEDDDLHGTDAIGTSLVLAKAVEKAGYDLVISGMASTDGTMGVVPALLAERLGVPQVTLLSEVSVEGGVVKGRRDGDSATEQLEASLPAVVSVTDQSGEARYPSFKGIMAAKKKPVESWDLSDLEIDEDEVGLENAYTVVESAAARPARSAGTIVKDEGEGGKQLAEFLAGQKFI from the coding sequence GTGAGCTTGAGGATCGTTGTCACTGTGAAGTACGTGCCCGACGCCACTGGCGACCGGCACTTCGCCGATGACCTGACCGTCGACCGGGACGACGTGGACGGTCTGCTCTCCGAGCTGGACGAGTACGCGGTCGAGCAGGCGCTGCAGATCTCGGAGAATTCGGACGACGACGTGGAGATCACCGTTTTGACGGTGGGCCCCGAGGACGCGAAGGACGCGCTGCGCAAGGCGCTGTCCATGGGTGCGGACAAGGCGGTCCACGTCGAGGACGACGACCTGCACGGCACCGACGCGATCGGCACCTCGCTGGTTCTGGCCAAGGCGGTCGAGAAGGCCGGTTACGACCTGGTGATCTCCGGCATGGCCTCCACCGACGGCACCATGGGCGTCGTTCCGGCGCTGCTCGCGGAGCGCCTGGGCGTGCCGCAGGTGACGCTGCTGTCCGAGGTGTCGGTCGAGGGTGGCGTCGTGAAGGGCCGCCGGGACGGTGACTCGGCCACGGAGCAGCTGGAGGCGTCGCTGCCGGCGGTCGTGTCGGTCACCGACCAGTCTGGCGAGGCGCGTTACCCGTCCTTCAAGGGCATCATGGCGGCGAAGAAGAAGCCGGTGGAGTCCTGGGACCTCTCCGACCTCGAGATCGACGAGGACGAGGTCGGTCTGGAGAACGCCTACACGGTCGTGGAGTCGGCGGCCGCGCGTCCGGCGCGCAGCGCGGGCACGATCGTCAAGGACGAGGGCGAGGGCGGCAAGCAGCTCGCCGAGTTCCTCGCGGGCCAGAAGTTCATCTGA
- a CDS encoding flavin reductase family protein: MTATPDVAPEVAAPRLAADDLLRSVFRRHAAGVAVITAGGAAGPAGFTATSLTSVSAGPPLLSFGIGTGSSSWPAVSEAEYVGVHLLGEHQEELAATFARSGADRFAAPTAWREGPRGVPVLDGVLAWLVCRVVGRVPAGDHRIVLAEVLLGDPAGAGTPLLYHQGRYRGLRD; the protein is encoded by the coding sequence ATGACGGCCACCCCCGACGTCGCCCCCGAGGTCGCCGCGCCGCGGCTCGCCGCCGACGACCTGCTGCGGTCCGTCTTCCGGCGGCACGCGGCGGGCGTCGCCGTGATCACCGCGGGCGGTGCCGCCGGTCCGGCCGGCTTCACCGCCACGTCCCTCACCTCCGTCTCCGCCGGTCCGCCGCTGCTCTCCTTCGGCATCGGCACCGGCTCCTCGAGCTGGCCGGCGGTGTCCGAGGCCGAGTACGTCGGCGTCCACCTCCTCGGCGAACACCAGGAGGAGCTGGCGGCCACCTTCGCCCGCAGCGGCGCCGACCGCTTCGCGGCGCCCACCGCCTGGCGCGAGGGCCCGCGGGGGGTGCCCGTGCTGGACGGTGTGCTCGCCTGGCTCGTGTGCCGGGTGGTCGGGCGGGTACCCGCGGGCGACCATCGGATCGTGCTGGCGGAGGTCCTCCTCGGCGACCCCGCCGGAGCGGGCACGCCCTTGCTGTACCACCAGGGGCGTTACCGGGGTCTGCGCGACTGA
- a CDS encoding TlpA family protein disulfide reductase → MPRWRRNGGVPVRGQHDDRRPAAPGPRLDAAGLGAELGARATLVQFSSAFCAPCRATRRVLDEVAGMVPGVVHVEIDAEARLELVRALGVLKTPTVFVLDAGGRVVRRAVGQPRKADVIAALGEAV, encoded by the coding sequence GTGCCGCGGTGGCGGCGGAACGGGGGCGTGCCGGTGCGCGGGCAGCACGACGACAGGCGGCCGGCGGCTCCCGGCCCACGGCTCGACGCGGCCGGCCTGGGCGCGGAACTGGGCGCCCGTGCGACGCTCGTGCAGTTCTCCAGCGCCTTCTGCGCACCCTGCCGGGCCACCCGGCGCGTCCTGGACGAGGTGGCCGGCATGGTCCCCGGCGTCGTCCACGTCGAGATCGACGCCGAGGCCCGCCTGGAACTCGTCCGGGCCCTGGGCGTGCTCAAGACCCCCACCGTGTTCGTCCTCGACGCCGGCGGCCGTGTCGTACGGCGTGCCGTCGGGCAGCCGCGCAAGGCCGACGTCATCGCCGCACTGGGCGAGGCCGTGTGA
- a CDS encoding lysophospholipid acyltransferase family protein encodes MAELVYRPVIGLARTLFKAWDLKIDCQGSENIPRSGGAVLVSNHISYLDFVFDGLAALPQKRLVRFMAKESVFRHRISGPLMRGMKHIPVDRKQGEAAYAHALDSLKSGEIVGVFPEATISESFTLKSFKSGAARLAQEAGVPLVPVALWGTQRLWTKGHPRNFRRSHTPITIRVGEAMEASREQYAGAITRRLRERVQELLEAAQRAYPVRPKGADDTWWMPAHLGGTAPTPEQLRTAQAL; translated from the coding sequence ATGGCAGAACTCGTCTACCGCCCGGTGATCGGTCTCGCCCGCACCCTGTTCAAGGCGTGGGACCTCAAGATCGACTGCCAGGGATCGGAGAACATCCCGCGCTCGGGCGGCGCCGTGCTGGTGAGCAACCACATCAGCTATCTGGACTTCGTCTTCGACGGCCTGGCCGCGCTGCCGCAGAAGCGGCTGGTGCGCTTCATGGCGAAGGAGTCGGTCTTCCGGCACCGGATCTCCGGCCCGCTGATGCGCGGGATGAAGCACATCCCGGTGGACCGCAAGCAGGGTGAGGCGGCCTACGCGCACGCCCTGGACTCGCTGAAGTCCGGCGAGATCGTCGGGGTCTTCCCGGAGGCGACGATCTCCGAGTCGTTCACCCTGAAGAGCTTCAAGTCGGGTGCCGCGCGGCTCGCCCAGGAGGCGGGCGTCCCGCTGGTGCCCGTGGCGCTGTGGGGTACCCAGCGGCTGTGGACCAAGGGCCACCCGCGCAACTTCAGGCGCAGCCACACCCCCATCACCATCCGGGTCGGCGAGGCGATGGAGGCTTCGCGCGAGCAGTACGCGGGCGCCATCACCCGGCGGCTGCGCGAGCGGGTGCAGGAGCTGCTGGAGGCGGCGCAGCGCGCCTACCCCGTGCGCCCCAAGGGGGCCGACGACACCTGGTGGATGCCGGCCCACCTCGGCGGCACCGCACCGACGCCCGAGCAGCTGCGCACGGCCCAGGCGCTCTGA
- a CDS encoding transglutaminase-like domain-containing protein, whose protein sequence is MELIQQTPDLSAYLAADEAIDHDHAQVREVAGRLAKKAQDSYDYARLAFEFVRDTIPHSQDSGDPRVTWRASDVLERRTGICYAKAHALTALLRAEDIPTALCYQRLDVVHGLVAVRLDGAWHRQDPRGNKPGVNARFSLGREHLAFTPDHAAGEADYPELYAAPHPAVLDTLKAAADRQQLWETLPAAL, encoded by the coding sequence ATGGAGCTGATCCAGCAAACCCCTGACCTGTCCGCGTACCTCGCCGCCGACGAGGCCATCGACCACGACCATGCGCAGGTACGCGAGGTGGCCGGCCGACTCGCCAAGAAGGCGCAGGACTCGTATGACTATGCGCGGCTGGCCTTCGAGTTCGTGCGCGACACCATTCCGCACTCGCAGGACTCGGGGGACCCGCGGGTCACCTGGCGGGCCTCCGACGTCCTGGAGCGGCGCACCGGCATCTGCTACGCCAAGGCCCACGCGCTGACCGCGCTGCTGCGGGCCGAGGACATCCCCACCGCGCTGTGCTACCAGCGGCTCGACGTGGTGCACGGGCTCGTCGCCGTACGCCTGGACGGCGCCTGGCACCGACAGGATCCGCGCGGGAACAAGCCCGGCGTGAACGCGCGGTTCTCCCTGGGGAGGGAACACCTGGCCTTCACGCCGGACCACGCGGCGGGCGAGGCGGACTACCCGGAGCTGTACGCGGCACCGCACCCGGCGGTGCTCGACACGCTGAAGGCGGCCGCCGACCGGCAGCAGCTGTGGGAGACCCTCCCGGCCGCGCTCTGA
- a CDS encoding threonine aldolase family protein: protein MNPPKTDARRHHDPEVRGFASDNYAGAHPEVLAALALANGGHQVAYGEDDYTENLQRVIRGHFGSGAEAFPVFNGTGANVVALQAVTDRWGAVICAESAHINVDEGGAPERMGGLKLLTVPTPDGKLTPDLIDRQAYGWDDEHRAMPQVVSITQSTELGTLYTPDEIRAICEHAHAHGMRVHLDGSRIANAAASLNVPMRTFTNAVGVDLLSLGGTKNGALFGEAVVVLNQDAVRHMKHLRKLSMQLASKMRFVSVQLEALLAKDLWLRNARHSNEMAQRLAEGVRAVHGVEILYPVQANAVFARLPHEVSERLQKRFRFYFWDEAAGDVRWMCAFDTTEDDVDAFVAALKEETAR from the coding sequence GTGAACCCCCCGAAGACCGACGCGCGTCGCCATCACGACCCCGAGGTCCGCGGTTTCGCCAGTGACAACTACGCCGGGGCGCACCCCGAGGTGCTCGCCGCCCTGGCCCTGGCCAACGGCGGACACCAGGTCGCGTACGGCGAGGACGACTACACCGAGAACCTCCAGCGCGTGATCCGCGGCCACTTCGGCTCCGGCGCCGAGGCGTTCCCGGTCTTCAACGGCACCGGCGCCAACGTCGTCGCGCTCCAGGCGGTCACCGACCGCTGGGGCGCGGTGATCTGCGCCGAGAGCGCGCACATCAACGTCGACGAGGGCGGCGCCCCCGAGCGCATGGGCGGCCTGAAGCTGCTCACCGTCCCCACCCCCGACGGCAAGCTCACGCCCGACCTGATCGACCGGCAGGCGTACGGCTGGGACGACGAGCACCGGGCGATGCCGCAGGTCGTCTCGATCACCCAGAGCACCGAGCTGGGCACCCTCTACACGCCCGACGAGATCCGCGCCATCTGCGAGCACGCCCACGCGCACGGGATGAGGGTGCACCTGGACGGCTCCCGGATAGCCAACGCCGCCGCCTCCCTGAACGTGCCCATGCGGACGTTCACCAACGCGGTCGGCGTCGACCTCCTCTCGCTCGGCGGAACCAAGAACGGCGCCCTGTTCGGCGAGGCGGTCGTGGTGCTGAACCAGGACGCGGTGCGCCACATGAAGCACCTGCGCAAGCTGTCCATGCAGCTCGCCTCCAAGATGCGCTTCGTGTCCGTGCAGCTGGAGGCGCTGCTCGCCAAGGACCTGTGGCTGCGCAACGCCCGGCACTCCAACGAGATGGCCCAGCGCCTGGCCGAGGGCGTGCGCGCCGTGCACGGCGTGGAGATCCTCTACCCGGTGCAGGCCAACGCGGTCTTCGCCCGCCTGCCGCACGAGGTGAGCGAGCGCCTGCAGAAGCGGTTCCGCTTCTACTTCTGGGACGAGGCCGCCGGCGACGTGCGCTGGATGTGCGCCTTCGACACCACCGAGGACGACGTCGACGCGTTCGTCGCCGCCCTCAAGGAGGAGACGGCGCGCTGA
- a CDS encoding SDR family NAD(P)-dependent oxidoreductase, translated as MGNGTLDGAVIAVAGAGGPAGRAALLRLAEAGATVVGADNDPERLAEAVDAARYAHGGATVTGETVDLLDPDSTRAWADRTEQEFGRIDGMVHLVGGWRGSKTFTKTELGDWDLLEKLLIRTVQHTSLAFHEALQRSDRGRYVLISAAGASSPTAGNAAYSAAKAAAEAWTLAMADYFRKAGGEQGPTSAAAILVVKALVHDAMRAERPNAKFAGFTDVRDLAEAVAGVWDKPAAEVNGNRLWLTEKP; from the coding sequence ATGGGCAACGGGACGCTCGACGGCGCGGTGATCGCGGTGGCAGGGGCGGGCGGACCCGCCGGACGGGCCGCGCTGCTGCGGCTCGCCGAGGCGGGTGCGACCGTCGTCGGCGCGGACAACGACCCGGAGCGGCTCGCCGAGGCCGTGGACGCGGCCCGCTACGCGCACGGCGGCGCCACCGTCACCGGCGAGACCGTCGACCTGCTGGACCCGGACTCCACCCGGGCCTGGGCCGACCGCACCGAGCAGGAGTTCGGCCGGATCGACGGCATGGTGCACCTCGTCGGCGGCTGGCGCGGCAGCAAGACCTTCACCAAGACCGAACTCGGCGACTGGGACCTCCTGGAGAAGCTGCTCATCCGCACCGTGCAGCACACCTCCCTCGCCTTCCACGAGGCGCTCCAGCGCAGCGACCGCGGCCGCTACGTCCTGATCAGCGCCGCCGGCGCGTCCAGCCCCACCGCGGGCAACGCCGCCTACTCGGCCGCCAAGGCCGCCGCCGAGGCGTGGACGCTGGCCATGGCGGACTACTTCCGCAAGGCGGGGGGCGAGCAGGGGCCGACGTCGGCGGCTGCGATCCTGGTGGTCAAGGCGTTGGTGCACGACGCGATGCGCGCCGAGCGTCCCAACGCGAAGTTCGCGGGCTTCACGGACGTGCGTGACCTCGCCGAGGCCGTCGCCGGTGTCTGGGACAAGCCCGCCGCGGAAGTGAACGGAAACCGTCTGTGGCTGACCGAGAAGCCGTGA
- a CDS encoding DUF6421 family protein — translation MTEILVQVGAEENVPPASRVVEHPAWPVLKDAVERIRPWQSKDGSIDFDAEGAPERSAAEDAVRRVAEAVRELSPLLAHDRAYHEALVTDLGRWADGGFQVPDFLDSLLAFQPAASRADGLQHLVVFPMYTQNGNPDRNLEAVVLRMVWPDWLAELERTRYDNPLFCGITFEDFTAGYDTNSAVLFPETIAVREAPERFSWGGIFCDREAARFRRVTEAAVDLLGLELPEDVAALVDDQKRCEEAFVLWDMVHDRTHSHGDLPFDPFMIKQRQPFWMYGLEELRCDLTAFKEAVKLEADGVPQARDVQYAVLFDRMFRFPVTGERVRNYDGLGGQLLFAYLHKHDVVRWTDNKLFIDWQRAPQVTNQLCAEIEKLYRDGIDRPKIVHWFAGYELVSTYLAPHPGSKWAKGPDALDLTLPPRKLVDDVLPDEFPLSMFYEALSKKLKKVIASTRGITADGAERAAA, via the coding sequence ATGACGGAAATTCTTGTGCAGGTGGGTGCGGAGGAGAACGTTCCTCCGGCGAGCAGGGTGGTGGAGCACCCGGCGTGGCCCGTGCTCAAGGATGCCGTGGAGCGGATCCGGCCATGGCAGTCCAAGGACGGGTCGATCGACTTCGACGCCGAGGGCGCTCCCGAGCGGTCCGCCGCCGAGGACGCCGTACGCCGTGTCGCCGAGGCCGTCCGGGAGCTGTCCCCGCTCCTCGCGCACGACCGCGCCTACCACGAGGCCCTGGTGACCGACCTCGGCCGCTGGGCCGACGGCGGCTTCCAGGTGCCCGACTTCCTGGACTCGCTGCTGGCCTTCCAGCCCGCCGCGAGCCGCGCCGACGGCCTCCAGCACCTGGTCGTCTTCCCGATGTACACGCAGAACGGCAATCCGGACCGCAACCTCGAAGCGGTCGTGCTGCGCATGGTCTGGCCCGACTGGCTGGCCGAGCTGGAGCGCACCCGCTACGACAACCCGCTGTTCTGCGGCATCACCTTCGAGGACTTCACGGCCGGCTACGACACCAACTCGGCCGTCCTCTTCCCGGAGACCATCGCCGTGCGCGAGGCACCCGAGCGCTTCTCCTGGGGCGGCATCTTCTGCGACCGCGAGGCCGCCCGCTTCCGCCGCGTCACCGAGGCCGCCGTGGACCTGCTGGGTCTGGAGCTGCCCGAGGACGTCGCCGCGCTGGTCGACGACCAGAAGCGCTGCGAAGAGGCGTTCGTGCTGTGGGACATGGTCCACGACCGCACCCACAGCCACGGCGACCTGCCCTTCGACCCGTTCATGATCAAGCAGCGCCAGCCGTTCTGGATGTACGGCCTGGAGGAGCTGCGCTGCGACCTCACCGCCTTCAAGGAGGCCGTGAAGCTGGAGGCCGACGGCGTCCCGCAGGCCCGCGACGTGCAGTACGCGGTGCTCTTCGACCGCATGTTCCGCTTCCCGGTGACCGGCGAGCGGGTGCGCAACTACGACGGTCTCGGCGGCCAGCTCCTCTTCGCCTACCTGCACAAGCACGACGTCGTCCGCTGGACCGACAACAAGCTCTTCATCGACTGGCAGCGTGCCCCGCAGGTCACCAACCAGCTCTGCGCCGAGATCGAGAAGCTCTACCGCGACGGCATCGACCGCCCGAAGATCGTCCACTGGTTCGCCGGCTACGAACTGGTCTCCACCTACCTCGCCCCGCACCCCGGCTCGAAGTGGGCCAAGGGCCCCGACGCCCTGGACCTGACCCTGCCGCCGCGCAAACTCGTCGACGACGTGCTTCCGGACGAGTTTCCGCTGAGCATGTTCTACGAGGCCCTGTCCAAGAAGCTCAAGAAGGTGATCGCCTCCACCCGGGGCATCACCGCGGACGGCGCCGAGCGGGCCGCCGCGTGA
- a CDS encoding glycerophosphodiester phosphodiesterase — MNFLTIGHRGAMGVEPENTLRSFVAAEQAGLDVVELDLHLSKDGALVVMHDADVDRTTDGTGAIADKTLEELRALDAGRGERIPVFEEALDAVSLPLQAEIKDVAAARVLAEVMLRRDLVDRVEVISFHDEAVVEIARLVPGVRTALVAQYYGPEVVDRAVAAGARTVCLDINRITLEIVRKARKAGLRVFSWTVNTQDHLRLVRALGLDGATTDYPEIKRTGRFTA, encoded by the coding sequence TTGAACTTCCTCACCATCGGTCACCGCGGAGCCATGGGTGTCGAACCCGAGAACACCCTGCGCTCCTTCGTCGCCGCCGAGCAGGCCGGCCTCGACGTCGTCGAACTGGACCTGCACCTGAGCAAGGACGGCGCCCTGGTCGTCATGCACGACGCCGACGTCGACCGCACCACCGACGGCACCGGCGCGATCGCCGACAAGACCCTCGAGGAGCTGCGCGCCCTGGACGCCGGCCGCGGGGAGCGGATCCCGGTCTTCGAGGAGGCGCTGGACGCCGTCTCGCTGCCGTTGCAGGCCGAGATCAAGGACGTGGCGGCGGCGCGTGTCCTCGCCGAGGTGATGCTCCGCCGGGACCTGGTGGACCGGGTGGAGGTGATCTCGTTCCACGACGAGGCCGTCGTCGAGATCGCCCGGCTGGTGCCGGGGGTGCGGACCGCCCTGGTCGCGCAGTACTACGGCCCCGAGGTCGTGGACCGCGCCGTGGCGGCGGGCGCCCGGACCGTGTGCCTGGACATCAACAGGATCACGCTGGAGATCGTGCGAAAGGCCCGCAAGGCGGGGCTGCGGGTCTTCTCCTGGACCGTGAACACGCAGGACCACCTGCGGTTGGTGCGCGCCCTGGGGCTCGACGGCGCGACGACCGACTACCCGGAGATCAAGCGCACCGGCCGCTTCACCGCGTGA